Proteins encoded in a region of the Caballeronia sp. M1242 genome:
- a CDS encoding Lrp/AsnC family transcriptional regulator yields the protein MKKTTPRREPPASGIEIDRVDRAILRQLQRDASISNVALAAKVHLSPPACLRRVERLREAGLIRGTVALLNPKALDAGMLVLIGVVLDRSTPESFTDFEKAAQKVPGCMECHVVTGEFDFFMLIRTRDSDSFNRLHAEKLLYLPGVRQIRTFVVLREILSTTAFPV from the coding sequence ACCACGCCACGGCGAGAGCCGCCAGCATCGGGCATCGAGATCGATCGCGTCGATCGCGCGATCCTGCGCCAGCTTCAGCGCGATGCATCCATCTCCAATGTCGCGCTCGCCGCCAAGGTTCACCTGAGCCCGCCGGCGTGTCTGCGGCGCGTCGAGCGGCTGCGCGAAGCCGGGCTGATTCGCGGCACGGTTGCGCTGCTGAACCCGAAGGCGCTAGATGCGGGCATGCTCGTGCTGATCGGCGTGGTGCTCGACCGCTCGACGCCCGAGTCCTTCACGGATTTCGAGAAGGCTGCGCAGAAGGTGCCGGGCTGCATGGAGTGTCACGTCGTTACCGGCGAGTTCGATTTCTTCATGCTGATTCGCACGCGCGACAGCGACAGCTTCAACCGGCTACACGCGGAGAAGCTGCTGTATCTGCCGGGCGTCCGGCAGATACGGACCTTCGTGGTTCTGCGCGAGATTCTCTCGACGACAGCATTCCCCGTGTGA
- a CDS encoding TonB-dependent siderophore receptor has translation MNSDKTSRFALRPLRTAALLLFTASACVNAQSVDADTAPAESTLPAVKVTAQSDQDAPYGPTKGYVAKSSSTALKSGTPIIETPQSVSVVTRDQMDQQNAQTLNAAVRYVSGVTPETRGAIATRYDLLKVRGFDADTYWNGLKLIGNGWYSTPQLDPYLMDRVEVLKGPVSVLYGQAAAGGLLNMESKLPTVEPLHEVGVEVGNYGHVQGKFDLSGPIAGDDRYLFRVTGIGRKEDGQVAMTKNERIAIAPSFTWRPDNKTSLTLFGLYQHDPRSSSYGSVPPQGTVLYNPNGKLPSNFYDGDPSFESFNRVQESVGYKFDRRLTNAWTFRANGRYMHLAQDYKSVYASALEDDLRTLDRGTAYSQDNLNTVALDNQLEGNFSTGPIDHTLLVGFDYQHYATNFVSGFGTAPSIDMYAPVYNQTIAVPELSKQVLSGTQYGVYAQDQARFGNAILTLGGREDWINSKTRNETFGTSSSQSDRAFTGRAGLTYVFNNGIAPYVSYTESFTPQVGTDINGRAFDPERGHQYEVGVKYQPKGYDALFTAALFDLTRENLLTVDATNPNFQSQTGEARSRGVEFEAKVSLTDSLNVTGSYTYLNTVYTKDNGGLQGKHLPAVPQNQASLWAYYTINRGPLAGLSLGAGGRYTGTTYSTQNDFKVQSFFLVDATLRYDLGRAAAQLKGAELYVNAQNLFDKEYVASCYYGSWCAFGYGRQVFAGMNYRW, from the coding sequence ATGAATTCAGACAAGACCAGCCGGTTCGCGCTGCGACCGCTGAGAACGGCCGCGCTGCTTTTGTTCACGGCGAGCGCATGCGTGAATGCGCAATCGGTCGACGCCGACACCGCGCCAGCGGAAAGCACGCTGCCCGCGGTGAAAGTGACGGCTCAAAGCGATCAGGACGCGCCGTACGGACCGACGAAAGGCTACGTCGCGAAGTCCAGTTCCACGGCGCTCAAGTCCGGCACGCCGATCATCGAGACGCCGCAGTCGGTCTCCGTCGTCACGCGCGATCAGATGGATCAGCAAAACGCGCAGACGCTGAATGCCGCCGTGCGCTACGTGTCGGGCGTGACGCCGGAAACGCGCGGCGCCATCGCCACGCGCTACGATCTGCTGAAGGTGCGCGGCTTCGACGCCGACACGTACTGGAACGGCCTGAAGCTCATCGGCAACGGCTGGTATTCGACACCGCAACTCGACCCGTATCTGATGGATCGCGTCGAAGTCCTGAAAGGGCCGGTGTCCGTGTTGTACGGGCAAGCCGCGGCGGGCGGGCTGCTCAACATGGAAAGCAAGCTGCCGACTGTCGAGCCGCTGCACGAAGTGGGCGTCGAAGTCGGCAACTACGGGCATGTGCAGGGCAAGTTCGATCTATCCGGGCCGATTGCCGGCGACGACCGCTACCTCTTTCGCGTGACCGGCATCGGACGCAAGGAAGACGGACAGGTTGCCATGACGAAGAACGAGCGCATCGCGATCGCGCCGTCGTTCACCTGGCGCCCGGACAACAAGACATCGCTTACGCTGTTCGGCCTGTATCAGCACGATCCGCGCAGTTCTTCCTACGGCAGCGTGCCGCCGCAAGGCACCGTGCTCTATAACCCGAACGGCAAGCTGCCGAGCAATTTCTACGACGGCGATCCGAGCTTCGAGAGCTTCAATCGCGTGCAGGAATCCGTCGGCTACAAGTTCGACCGACGCCTCACCAACGCGTGGACGTTCCGCGCGAACGGCCGCTACATGCATCTGGCGCAGGACTACAAGAGCGTCTACGCGAGCGCGCTGGAAGACGATCTGCGCACGCTGGATCGCGGCACCGCCTATTCGCAGGACAATCTCAATACGGTCGCGCTGGACAATCAACTCGAAGGCAACTTCTCGACCGGGCCGATCGACCACACGTTGCTCGTCGGCTTCGACTATCAGCACTACGCGACGAACTTCGTCTCGGGCTTCGGCACGGCGCCTTCCATCGACATGTACGCGCCCGTGTACAACCAGACCATTGCCGTGCCTGAGTTGTCGAAGCAGGTGTTGAGCGGCACGCAATACGGCGTATATGCGCAAGACCAGGCGCGTTTCGGCAACGCGATCCTCACGCTCGGCGGGCGCGAAGACTGGATCAACAGCAAGACGCGCAACGAAACGTTCGGCACGTCGTCGAGCCAGTCCGACCGCGCGTTCACGGGCCGCGCCGGTTTGACGTATGTGTTCAACAACGGCATTGCGCCGTATGTGAGCTATACGGAGTCGTTCACACCGCAAGTGGGCACGGACATCAACGGCCGCGCGTTCGACCCGGAGCGCGGGCATCAATACGAAGTGGGCGTGAAGTATCAGCCGAAGGGTTACGACGCGCTTTTCACGGCGGCACTATTCGATCTGACGCGCGAAAACCTGCTGACCGTCGATGCTACGAACCCGAACTTCCAGTCGCAAACCGGCGAAGCACGCTCGCGCGGCGTCGAGTTCGAAGCGAAGGTCAGTCTCACCGATTCGTTGAACGTGACGGGAAGCTATACGTATTTGAATACCGTCTACACGAAGGACAACGGCGGCCTACAAGGCAAGCATCTGCCGGCGGTGCCGCAGAACCAGGCGTCGTTGTGGGCGTATTACACGATCAATCGCGGGCCGCTTGCAGGTCTCTCGCTCGGCGCGGGCGGGCGATACACCGGCACGACGTACAGCACGCAGAACGACTTCAAGGTCCAGAGCTTCTTCCTGGTCGATGCCACGCTGCGCTACGACCTCGGCCGCGCGGCCGCGCAGCTGAAGGGCGCGGAGTTGTATGTCAACGCGCAGAATCTCTTCGACAAAGAGTACGTGGCGTCGTGCTACTACGGAAGCTGGTGCGCGTTCGGCTACGGGCGGCAAGTGTTCGCGGGCATGAACTATCGCTGGTAG